A window of Sutcliffiella cohnii contains these coding sequences:
- a CDS encoding ABC transporter ATP-binding protein → MLSVLTKLSWFFKQYWKRYTIAICLLIVVGILEVIPPRMIGHAIDEIHVGTLTSEKLIQYVGFLFLLALVIYGITYMWSYKLFGGSFLVERLLRRSLMGHLLKMTPTFYEKNKTGDLMARSTNDLRAISITAGFGVLTLVDSSVYMLIILCTMGFLISWKLTLAAIIPLPIMALAMNIYGKKIHKRFTEAQDSFGEMNDKVLESIAGVRVIRAYVQERADQSRFHNMTDDVFKKNLKVAVIDSLFDPTIKLLVGASYLIGLGYGAYLVFHQQITIGQLVAFNVYLGMMIWPMFAIGELINVMQRGNASLDRVNETLAYKSDVYDAEQPITEIAPTEIEFENVTFQYPSGTNPSLNGVSFHLRKGETLGVVGKTGSGKSTLVKQLLREYKLGEGKIFIAGTPLEKISLHTIQGWIGYVPQDHILFSRTVQENILFGKETATEVDLQKAIQLSAFEKDLEMLPDGLQTLVGEKGVSLSGGQKQRISIARALIADPEILILDDSLSAVDAKTEAKIIENIRKERNEKTTIITTHRLSAVQHADWIVVLDDGKVVEAGLHDQLMAHGGWYKEQYERQQVSEGSEVVS, encoded by the coding sequence ATGTTATCAGTACTTACAAAACTTAGTTGGTTTTTTAAACAATATTGGAAGCGATATACAATAGCGATATGTTTACTAATTGTCGTCGGGATTTTAGAAGTAATCCCGCCAAGAATGATTGGGCATGCGATCGATGAAATTCATGTTGGCACTTTAACTTCTGAAAAATTAATTCAGTATGTAGGCTTTTTATTTTTACTAGCACTTGTTATTTATGGGATTACGTATATGTGGAGCTATAAATTATTCGGGGGTTCCTTTTTAGTCGAGAGGTTATTAAGAAGAAGTTTAATGGGACATTTGTTGAAAATGACACCAACCTTCTATGAAAAGAATAAAACTGGTGATTTAATGGCACGCTCAACAAATGACTTGCGCGCAATCTCTATAACAGCTGGTTTTGGTGTATTAACATTAGTTGATTCGAGTGTGTATATGTTAATTATCCTTTGTACAATGGGCTTTTTAATTAGCTGGAAGCTCACACTTGCAGCAATTATCCCATTGCCGATAATGGCACTAGCGATGAATATTTACGGGAAAAAAATTCACAAACGGTTCACTGAAGCACAAGATTCATTCGGTGAAATGAACGATAAAGTGCTAGAGTCGATCGCAGGAGTGCGTGTAATTCGTGCTTACGTGCAAGAGCGTGCGGACCAAAGCCGTTTTCACAATATGACGGACGATGTGTTTAAGAAAAATTTGAAAGTAGCAGTGATTGATTCGTTATTTGACCCGACGATAAAACTGTTAGTAGGTGCCAGCTATTTAATCGGACTTGGATACGGGGCATATTTAGTTTTCCATCAACAAATTACAATCGGTCAGCTAGTTGCTTTTAACGTCTATTTAGGAATGATGATTTGGCCAATGTTTGCTATTGGAGAATTAATTAACGTTATGCAGCGAGGAAATGCTTCATTAGATCGAGTGAATGAAACTCTAGCTTATAAATCGGACGTTTATGATGCCGAGCAACCGATAACGGAAATTGCTCCAACTGAGATTGAATTCGAAAACGTAACTTTTCAATATCCGTCTGGAACTAATCCGAGTTTAAATGGTGTTTCGTTTCATTTAAGAAAAGGAGAAACGTTAGGTGTCGTTGGGAAAACAGGTAGTGGTAAATCGACGTTAGTGAAGCAATTGTTGAGAGAATACAAACTCGGTGAGGGTAAAATATTTATTGCCGGTACACCACTTGAAAAAATATCATTGCATACTATTCAGGGCTGGATTGGCTATGTACCGCAAGATCATATTTTATTTTCAAGAACAGTTCAAGAAAATATTTTATTCGGTAAAGAAACTGCAACTGAAGTTGATTTACAAAAAGCGATACAACTTTCTGCTTTTGAAAAAGATTTAGAAATGTTACCAGATGGATTACAAACACTTGTCGGAGAAAAAGGTGTTTCGTTATCAGGTGGACAAAAACAACGTATTTCGATTGCTCGGGCGTTAATTGCCGACCCTGAAATATTAATTTTAGATGATTCCCTATCAGCAGTAGATGCAAAAACAGAAGCAAAAATTATTGAAAATATTAGAAAAGAACGAAACGAAAAAACGACGATTATTACAACACATCGCCTATCAGCAGTACAACATGCTGATTGGATTGTCGTGCTAGATGACGGTAAAGTTGTAGAAGCTGGTTTACATGACCAGCTGATGGCACATGGTGGCTGGTATAAAGAGCAATACGAGCGCCAGCAAGTGTCTGAAGGAAGTGAGGTGGTATCATGA
- a CDS encoding ABC transporter ATP-binding protein: protein MKAGKRLFQYALTQKKIIIIALLMLSVAVATELTGPFIAKRIIDQHIMGIEKEWVLVEEKTTDSVEYNGQYFLREDRATESMPDNRSKILQIGREFYFIPQSVTLEGERSVEDGKVVIARGDERVEYEATHLSSDELLSFYNPEVKYIIYLVLLYFGLLVVSAFFQYGQSYYLQSSANRIIQKMREDVFGQIQKLPISYFDHLPAGKVVSRITNDTETIKELYVTVLATFFSSIIYITGIYIALFLLDVNLAAITLLLLPILVIWFYVYRKIASVYNHKIRSLLSDINGYINESISGMRIIQAFRRQKRTKEEFENLNEQYFTFQNKLLSLNSLTSHNLVGVLRNIAFVALIWYFGGASLQIGTVLSLGVLYAFVDYLGRMFGPISGMANQLANLETARVSAVRVFELMDEVGVDVSDEKYPRYDGNVSFEHVSFGYKENEYVLKDIDFTANKGETVALVGHTGSGKSSIMNLLFRFYDIQEGTIKIDGIDIASLPKQAVRQHMGIVLQDPFLFSGTIESNVSLEDPTITREKVEKALQDVGAMEFISKLPKGLDEPVLEKGSTLSSGQRQLISFARALAFNPAILILDEATASIDTETEAVIQQALEVLKKGRTTFIIAHRLSTIKNADQILVLDRGAIVERGNHEELMARKGIYYQMYELQKGKNHLAG from the coding sequence ATAAAAGCTGGAAAGCGTTTATTTCAATATGCACTAACGCAAAAGAAAATTATTATTATAGCGCTTCTCATGTTATCCGTTGCGGTTGCAACAGAATTAACAGGTCCTTTTATTGCCAAAAGAATTATCGATCAGCACATAATGGGAATCGAAAAAGAATGGGTATTAGTAGAGGAAAAAACAACGGATAGTGTTGAATACAACGGCCAATACTTTTTGAGAGAAGACAGGGCTACAGAAAGTATGCCAGATAACCGGAGTAAAATTCTTCAAATTGGTAGAGAGTTTTATTTCATTCCACAATCCGTTACGTTAGAAGGAGAAAGGTCAGTAGAGGATGGGAAAGTAGTGATCGCTAGAGGAGATGAGCGAGTAGAGTATGAGGCGACACATCTTTCTAGTGACGAATTATTATCATTTTACAATCCAGAAGTAAAATATATCATTTATTTAGTTTTACTCTATTTTGGGTTACTTGTCGTCTCGGCATTTTTTCAATACGGGCAAAGCTATTATTTACAATCATCAGCGAACCGAATTATTCAAAAAATGCGTGAGGATGTGTTTGGGCAAATTCAAAAATTGCCAATTTCCTACTTTGATCACCTACCAGCAGGAAAAGTTGTTTCTCGCATTACAAATGATACCGAAACGATAAAAGAATTATATGTAACAGTGCTGGCAACTTTCTTCTCGAGTATTATTTATATTACCGGTATTTACATTGCCCTATTTTTACTCGATGTAAATCTAGCTGCGATTACGTTATTATTACTGCCGATTTTAGTGATTTGGTTTTACGTATATCGAAAAATTGCCTCTGTATATAATCATAAAATTCGTTCGCTCCTTAGCGATATTAATGGATATATTAATGAATCTATTTCAGGGATGCGAATTATTCAAGCGTTTCGTCGTCAAAAGCGGACGAAAGAGGAGTTTGAAAACTTAAATGAACAATATTTTACGTTTCAAAATAAGTTATTAAGCTTAAATTCATTAACCTCTCATAATTTAGTTGGAGTGTTAAGAAATATCGCTTTCGTTGCACTGATTTGGTACTTTGGCGGTGCTTCGCTTCAAATTGGAACAGTGTTATCACTAGGGGTTCTATATGCATTTGTTGATTATTTAGGAAGAATGTTCGGACCCATTTCAGGGATGGCAAATCAATTAGCAAACTTAGAAACAGCGCGTGTGTCCGCGGTTCGAGTATTTGAATTGATGGATGAAGTCGGTGTTGACGTTTCCGATGAAAAATATCCTCGTTACGACGGAAATGTATCGTTCGAGCATGTGTCATTCGGTTATAAAGAGAACGAATATGTTTTAAAGGATATTGATTTCACTGCTAATAAAGGAGAAACAGTAGCGCTTGTAGGACATACAGGAAGTGGGAAAAGTTCCATAATGAACTTATTGTTCCGCTTTTATGATATACAAGAAGGAACGATAAAAATTGACGGTATTGATATTGCTTCGTTACCAAAGCAAGCAGTAAGACAGCATATGGGGATCGTGCTTCAAGATCCATTTCTTTTCTCAGGCACAATTGAATCGAATGTAAGTTTAGAGGATCCGACAATTACGAGAGAAAAAGTGGAAAAAGCATTACAAGATGTCGGAGCGATGGAGTTTATCTCTAAGTTACCGAAAGGATTAGACGAACCTGTTTTAGAAAAAGGTAGCACATTATCTTCTGGTCAACGTCAATTAATTTCCTTCGCCCGGGCACTTGCATTTAACCCAGCTATTCTTATTCTAGATGAAGCGACTGCAAGCATTGATACAGAAACAGAAGCCGTTATTCAACAAGCTCTAGAAGTATTGAAAAAAGGCAGAACAACATTCATTATTGCCCACCGACTTTCGACTATTAAAAATGCAGACCAAATTTTAGTGTTAGATCGAGGAGCAATTGTGGAACGAGGTAATCATGAAGAGCTAATGGCTCGAAAAGGAATTTATTATCAAATGTACGAATTACAAAAAGGGAAAAATCATTTAGCAGGATAA
- a CDS encoding hemolysin family protein, producing MEELSTGLILTLVLLIMLSAFFSSAETAFSSVNKIRLRNYEESGRKGSKKALYIVDNFDRSLSTILIGNNLVNIAATSISTKVATDLFGAGAGILISTLVMTVLILIFGEILPKSLAKEYAEPYSLKISGILLFLMKLFAPITIMFVYLRRFVSKLFKGGNNDTPSVTEEEIKVMVDISQEEGVLNYNEKELVYRSLEFDDITVGEILKPRIDIVAVEVNQPLEEIRDVFLEERYSRIPVYEDHIDNIIGILSEREFLSNLIQTEHVKIQELLRTPVFVVETMKIATLLPQLQKNKVHMAIVVDEFGGTAGLVTLEDILEELVGEIWDEHDEKVRDFIKINNCKYEFNADIPLEDFYEEMGMDYDKMNQSSHTLGGWLFENFDRIPTIGEQFTFEHITLTIHEVEGRRIRKVLVEISDENVPCDEEEENLNDE from the coding sequence TTGGAAGAATTATCTACGGGATTGATACTAACGTTAGTTCTATTAATAATGTTATCTGCATTTTTTTCATCAGCAGAAACAGCTTTTTCTAGTGTCAATAAAATACGATTACGGAATTATGAAGAATCTGGCCGAAAAGGGAGTAAAAAAGCACTTTACATTGTTGACAACTTTGACCGTTCATTATCAACGATATTAATTGGAAATAATCTCGTTAATATTGCTGCTACTTCCATTTCGACAAAGGTCGCAACAGATTTATTTGGGGCAGGGGCAGGTATTTTAATTTCAACCCTTGTGATGACAGTGCTCATTTTAATTTTTGGAGAAATATTACCAAAGTCATTAGCTAAAGAGTACGCAGAACCATATTCCCTAAAAATATCAGGAATTTTACTTTTCCTAATGAAGTTATTCGCACCGATTACGATAATGTTTGTTTATTTAAGACGTTTTGTAAGTAAGTTGTTTAAAGGGGGAAATAATGATACTCCATCCGTTACAGAAGAAGAAATTAAAGTAATGGTAGATATTAGTCAAGAAGAAGGCGTTCTAAATTACAACGAAAAAGAGTTAGTGTATCGGTCGTTAGAGTTTGATGATATAACAGTAGGAGAAATTTTGAAACCTCGAATAGATATCGTTGCTGTTGAAGTGAATCAACCGTTAGAGGAAATTAGAGATGTCTTTTTAGAAGAAAGATATTCAAGGATTCCTGTTTATGAGGACCATATTGATAATATTATCGGGATACTTTCAGAAAGAGAGTTTTTAAGTAATCTCATTCAAACCGAACATGTAAAAATACAAGAGCTATTAAGAACTCCTGTTTTTGTAGTGGAAACGATGAAAATTGCGACACTATTACCTCAGTTACAAAAAAATAAAGTGCATATGGCAATTGTTGTTGATGAGTTTGGAGGAACTGCTGGCTTAGTCACACTTGAAGATATTCTTGAAGAATTGGTTGGGGAAATATGGGACGAGCATGATGAGAAGGTACGTGATTTTATAAAAATAAATAACTGTAAATATGAATTTAATGCAGACATTCCTTTAGAAGATTTCTATGAAGAAATGGGTATGGACTATGACAAAATGAACCAGTCAAGCCATACATTAGGTGGTTGGCTATTCGAAAACTTTGATCGAATTCCAACAATTGGTGAACAATTTACCTTCGAGCATATAACACTAACTATACATGAAGTAGAAGGAAGACGAATCAGAAAAGTTTTAGTAGAAATATCGGACGAAAATGTTCCATGTGATGAGGAAGAAGAGAATTTGAACGACGAATAA
- a CDS encoding alpha/beta-type small acid-soluble spore protein: MANQSSRSNSSNQLVAPGAQAAIDQMKYEIASEFGVNLGADTTSRANGSVGGEITKRLVQMAEQQLGGGSF; this comes from the coding sequence ATGGCAAATCAATCATCTAGAAGTAATTCGTCAAATCAATTAGTAGCACCTGGAGCTCAAGCAGCAATCGATCAAATGAAGTATGAGATCGCTTCTGAGTTTGGTGTAAATCTTGGAGCAGACACTACATCACGTGCTAACGGTTCTGTAGGTGGAGAAATTACAAAACGTTTAGTACAAATGGCTGAGCAACAATTAGGTGGCGGCAGCTTCTAA
- a CDS encoding ABC transporter ATP-binding protein yields the protein MAEIKLENIYKIYEGDVTAVSDFNLHIQDKEFIVFVGPSGCGKSTTLRMIAGLEEISKGEFFIDGKLMNEVAPKDRDIAMVFQNYALYPHMSVYDNMAFGLKLRKFPKEEIDRRVKEAAAILGLETYLDRKPKALSGGQRQRVALGRAIVRDAKVFLMDEPLSNLDAKLRVQMRAEISKLHQRLKTTTIYVTHDQTEAMTMATRLVVMKDGLIQQVGSPKEVYENPENVFVGGFIGSPAMNFFTAKLADGTATIGSQSITVPEGKMKMLRDQGYVGKEIILGIRPEDIHDEPVFIDASPGTKITAEIEVAELLGAESMLYSQIEGQEFVARVDSRTDIKPQQKIELALDMNKAHFFDVESELRIRSKA from the coding sequence ATGGCTGAAATTAAATTAGAAAATATTTATAAAATATATGAGGGAGACGTTACAGCAGTTTCCGATTTCAACTTACACATTCAAGATAAAGAGTTTATCGTATTCGTAGGTCCATCTGGGTGTGGTAAATCTACAACACTTCGTATGATTGCTGGTCTTGAAGAAATTTCAAAAGGAGAATTCTTCATCGATGGAAAGCTAATGAATGAAGTGGCTCCAAAAGACCGTGATATCGCGATGGTATTCCAAAACTATGCGCTTTATCCACATATGAGTGTTTATGATAATATGGCATTCGGATTAAAGCTTCGTAAATTTCCAAAAGAAGAAATTGATCGTCGCGTAAAAGAGGCAGCAGCTATTCTTGGATTAGAAACATATTTAGACCGTAAGCCGAAAGCTCTATCCGGCGGACAGCGTCAACGTGTTGCGCTAGGTCGTGCAATTGTTCGTGATGCAAAAGTTTTCTTAATGGATGAGCCTTTATCTAACTTAGACGCGAAACTACGTGTTCAAATGCGTGCAGAAATTTCTAAACTTCACCAACGTTTAAAAACAACTACTATTTACGTAACACATGACCAAACAGAAGCAATGACAATGGCTACTCGTCTTGTTGTAATGAAAGATGGTCTTATTCAACAAGTTGGTTCTCCGAAAGAAGTTTACGAAAACCCTGAAAACGTCTTTGTTGGTGGATTTATCGGTTCACCGGCTATGAACTTCTTTACGGCTAAATTAGCTGATGGTACAGCTACGATTGGATCACAATCTATTACTGTTCCAGAAGGAAAAATGAAAATGCTTCGTGATCAAGGTTACGTTGGAAAAGAGATCATTCTTGGTATTCGTCCAGAAGATATTCATGACGAGCCTGTATTTATAGACGCTTCTCCTGGAACAAAAATTACTGCAGAAATCGAAGTGGCAGAACTACTTGGAGCAGAATCAATGCTTTATTCACAAATTGAAGGTCAAGAATTTGTTGCACGTGTTGACTCTCGTACAGATATTAAACCTCAACAAAAAATTGAACTTGCACTAGATATGAACAAAGCACACTTCTTCGATGTAGAATCTGAACTACGTATTCGTTCTAAAGCGTAA